A stretch of Amblyraja radiata isolate CabotCenter1 chromosome 6, sAmbRad1.1.pri, whole genome shotgun sequence DNA encodes these proteins:
- the uspl1 gene encoding SUMO-specific isopeptidase USPL1 isoform X1 has product MVKVSLWPSMMDRQKTKTCLPLSGPGTDINVSSIHTVGYLGKFFQSTSLDPHEYCPVCAAKGKRMVLRRYGISFEESILLCTNPQCFFPLGCKPLNEILTSSTLPSLQSSLYSGESIYKSSVLIQSSKQNVKRQKTLNCSNKDTWDSFSSLSRESAFKFTASRLNKIDNFIPYSNNGSNHQTVNSAEVHGTGVTNEPIHVAPGQLCGKRKEPSTESEHSELEVPKEELSIEQLILQWKNTAALCWLDCILTALVHSKVLRNVITNLGTEVESPIKNLCTEYDQACALLSSSQCRGTGDGLWKIPPQLLAQIELMLNNIRERVFNLLQPKLRCELGKSDSPVFAFPLLLKQDACIETFFIQSYIWSFECMKCGYKYDERCTKTLTTFTKIDSDWHPLNAVHKSPCNKCQDKDQRRKMHIERISSIYMLHFVEGPPHIDLDVYGFDFEGSLYRICSIIQYLPNMKHFVTWIRNSDGSWLQCDDLQGFSCVRRSTLEVPAHEVHIIIWERSDFEKATCRDIIPHGDSSFVTGLNAPSLRSEATSSDVQRPSEIPLTNTALFSAPDKQIISALKETTTPNVDCVKENDIKGTSNSNFLTDLQHLGDDANITLNLVEIKLDDEGNPLDTFQFIPDQQQLQNAPLMAIDCNVSVYPPGEVHYSSEECQIDQTIANSDTGQKQILQSEMPFSPSQSLQLQDTGLADIPSAILQRNSTVKNLTIQYQEGMVIPSGILEIPTKSDIKIQKGHCNKISLSPTAKTPATNKSTTGIPKTAVAKRNFTVGWGKNLLNRHLSILATNEPGTTSKKEVGNTQNGLPGVTNSKSSAKGHFDGFRSKNTPKSVQKAIKNPSESPDLNTPNLTCVQNNNLQRFSNVKDNCKKISMGAHTLNKTYLSNSSKFNNSPMCETGTYNVNHQSLVPVEKTELNNIDSKAQKLRLKLLKKLQTKKNQLASLDQLMKTNQCGEYLSAGQSFNLATNNGDLMYEFLNDLCGQAGVEDRDSVCTSSNASLNSSPSHEELLAELFTPTTATTFNCMKPDDLRYGEPPTGGIANGKLSTNYNIGSRTANNNLTSPISVSTMPQQAYKNEFTSMTNIHTSSFESPIKDDMLVDLLSISTLNSLSGDHELPNFDENLFENC; this is encoded by the exons TGTTTCTTTCCTTTGGGATGTAAACCATTGAATGAGATCCTAACTTCATCCACCTTGCCAAGCCTTCAATCATCACTTTATAGTGGGGAGAGCATATATAAATCAAGCGTGCTGATTCAATCGTCCAAACAGAATGTGAAACGACAAAAAACTTTGAATTGTAGTAACAAAGACACTTGGGATAGTTTCAGTAGTCTATCCAGGGAAAGTGCTTTTAAGTTTACAGCCAGCAGATTGAATAAAATAGACAACTTTATTCCTTATTCAAATAATGGAAGCAATCATCAGACAGTTAATTCTGCTGAAGTGCATGGAACAGGTGtcacaaatgagccaattcatgtGGCTCCTGGACAACTATGTGGCAAAAGAAAGGAGCCATCGACTGAATCTGAACATTCTGAATTGGAAGTTCCTAAAGAGGAATTGTCTATCGAACAATTAATTCTTCAGTGGAAGAACACAGCTGCACTCTGCTGGCTAGACTGCATCTTAACAGCTCTGGTCCATTCGAAAGTACTTCGAAATGTCATAACCAATCTAGGAACAGAAGTGGAATCTCCAATTAAGAATCTATGCACTGAGTATGACCAGGCATGTGCACTACTGTCTAGCAGCCAATGTCGTGGAACAG GTGATGGTTTATGGAAGATTCCTCCTCAGTTGCTCGCTCAGATAGAATTAATGCTGAACAATATCCGGGAGAGAGTCTTCAATTTGCTTCAACCAAAGCTGAGATgcgaattag GAAAATCTGACAGCCCAGTCTTTGCTTTCCCACTTCTACTTAAGCAGGATGCCTGTATTGAGACGTTTTTTATACAATCATATATTTGGAGTTTTGAATGTATGAAGTGTGGCTACAAATATGACGAGAG GTGTACAAAAACCTTGACTACATTTACAAAAATAGATTCAGATTGGCATCCGCTGAATGCTGTTCATAAATCGCCCTGCAATAAATGTCAAGATAAAGATCAAAGGCGGAAAATGCACATAGAACG GATCTCCTCGATATACATGCTACATTTTGTGGAAGGTCCACCACATATAGACTTGGATGTTTATGGATTTGACTTTGAAGGAAGCTTGTACAGAATCTGCTCTATTATTCAGTATTTACCAAATATGAAGCATTTTGTCACGTGGATTCGGAATTCTGATG GTTCATGGCTTCAGTGCGATGATTTGCAAGGTTTCAGTTGTGTTAGACGTTCAACATTAGAAGTGCCTGCCCATGAAGTCCATATTATCATCTGGGAAAGGAGCGACTTTGAGAAAGCAACTTGCAGGGATATCATTCCACATGGTGACTCTTCATTTGTAACTGGGCTTAATGCTCCATCCTTAAGGAGTGAGGCTACCTCCTCTGATGTGCAACGCCCCAGTGAAATACCTTTAACTAATACTGCTCTGTTTAGTGCACCAGATAAACAAATAATCAGTGCACTGAAAGAGACCACCACACCAAATGTGGATTGTGTAAAGGAAAACGATATAAAAGGAACTTCAAACAGTAATTTCTtgacagatttgcagcatctgggAGATGATGCGAATATAACACTGAATCTTGTTGAGATTAAACTGGATGATGAAGGGAACCCATTGGACACCTTTCAGTTCATACCAGATCAACAGCAGTTACAAAATGCACCGCTTATGGCTATTGACTGTAATGTCTCTGTCTACCCTCCTGGTGAAGTACATTATTCCAGTGAAGAATGTCAAATTGATCAAACTATTGCAAATTCTGATACGGGTCAAAAACAGATTTTGCAGTCTGAAATGCCATTTAGTCCATCCCAATCATTGCAACTCCAAGACACTGGCCTAGCTGATATTCCTTCAGCAATATTACAAAGAAATTCAACTGTAAAAAACCTAACAATTCAATATCAAGAAGGAATGGTAATCCCATCTGGAATTTTGGAGATCCCGACAAAGTCTGACATCAAAATACAGAAGGGGCATTGCAATAAGATCTCGTTATCTCCAACTGCAAAAACGCCTGCTACAAATAAATCAACGACTGGCATTCCCAAGACTGCAGTAGCTAAACGGAACTTCACTGTTGGCTGGGGAAAGAATCTGTTGAACCGTCATCTTTCAATTCTGGCCACCAATGAACCTGGAACAACAAGTAAGAAAGAAGTTGGGAATACTCAGAATGGTTTGCCAGGTGTGACAAATTCAAAGTCTTCTGCGAAGGGGCATTTTGACGGGTTTAGAAGCAAAAATACCCCAAAATCTGTACAAAAGGCCATCAAAAATCCGTCTGAATCTCCAGATTTAAATACTCCAAACCTTACCTGTGTGCAGAATAACAATCTTCAACGATTCAGTAATGTGAAGGACAACTGCAAGAAAATATCTATGGGTGCCCATACTTTAAATAAAACATATCTTTCTAATTCATCAAAATTTAATAATTCCCCGATGTGCGAGACAGGGACTTATAACGTGAACCATCAGAGTTTAGTCCCAGTTGAGAAAACGGAACTGAATAACATCGATTCCAAAGCTCAAAAGCTCCGTCTGAAGTTACTGAAAAAACTTCAAACCAAAAAAAATCAATTGGCTTCTCTTGACCAGCTAATGAAGACTAATCAATGTGGTGAATATCTGAGCGCTGGACAATCATTTAACCTTGCAACTAATAACGGAGACCTGATGTATGAATTTTTGAATGATCTTTGTGGTCAGGCTGGAGTTGAAGACAGAGACTCTGTTTGTACCAGCTCTAATGCATCACTGAACAGTAGCCCAAGCCACGAGGAACTACTTGCAGAACTCTTCACTCCGACCACAGCCACTACATTTAACTGCATGAAACCTGATGACTTGCGATATGGTGAACCACCAACAGGTGGAATAGCGAATGGTAAACTGAGTACTAACTACAACATAGGTTCAAGGACAGCAAACAATAATCTCACATCACCTATTTCAGTTTCAACTATGCCACAACAAGCTTACAAAAATGAGTTTACCAGCATGACCAACATTCACACGTCATCGTTTGAGAGTCCTATTAAGGATGACATGCTAGTAGATTTATTATCCATTTCAACTCTTAACTCTTTATCAGGAGATCACGAATTGCCCAACTTTGATGAAAACCTTTTTGAAAACTGCTAG
- the uspl1 gene encoding SUMO-specific isopeptidase USPL1 isoform X2 — MVLRRYGISFEESILLCTNPQCFFPLGCKPLNEILTSSTLPSLQSSLYSGESIYKSSVLIQSSKQNVKRQKTLNCSNKDTWDSFSSLSRESAFKFTASRLNKIDNFIPYSNNGSNHQTVNSAEVHGTGVTNEPIHVAPGQLCGKRKEPSTESEHSELEVPKEELSIEQLILQWKNTAALCWLDCILTALVHSKVLRNVITNLGTEVESPIKNLCTEYDQACALLSSSQCRGTGDGLWKIPPQLLAQIELMLNNIRERVFNLLQPKLRCELGKSDSPVFAFPLLLKQDACIETFFIQSYIWSFECMKCGYKYDERCTKTLTTFTKIDSDWHPLNAVHKSPCNKCQDKDQRRKMHIERISSIYMLHFVEGPPHIDLDVYGFDFEGSLYRICSIIQYLPNMKHFVTWIRNSDGSWLQCDDLQGFSCVRRSTLEVPAHEVHIIIWERSDFEKATCRDIIPHGDSSFVTGLNAPSLRSEATSSDVQRPSEIPLTNTALFSAPDKQIISALKETTTPNVDCVKENDIKGTSNSNFLTDLQHLGDDANITLNLVEIKLDDEGNPLDTFQFIPDQQQLQNAPLMAIDCNVSVYPPGEVHYSSEECQIDQTIANSDTGQKQILQSEMPFSPSQSLQLQDTGLADIPSAILQRNSTVKNLTIQYQEGMVIPSGILEIPTKSDIKIQKGHCNKISLSPTAKTPATNKSTTGIPKTAVAKRNFTVGWGKNLLNRHLSILATNEPGTTSKKEVGNTQNGLPGVTNSKSSAKGHFDGFRSKNTPKSVQKAIKNPSESPDLNTPNLTCVQNNNLQRFSNVKDNCKKISMGAHTLNKTYLSNSSKFNNSPMCETGTYNVNHQSLVPVEKTELNNIDSKAQKLRLKLLKKLQTKKNQLASLDQLMKTNQCGEYLSAGQSFNLATNNGDLMYEFLNDLCGQAGVEDRDSVCTSSNASLNSSPSHEELLAELFTPTTATTFNCMKPDDLRYGEPPTGGIANGKLSTNYNIGSRTANNNLTSPISVSTMPQQAYKNEFTSMTNIHTSSFESPIKDDMLVDLLSISTLNSLSGDHELPNFDENLFENC; from the exons TGTTTCTTTCCTTTGGGATGTAAACCATTGAATGAGATCCTAACTTCATCCACCTTGCCAAGCCTTCAATCATCACTTTATAGTGGGGAGAGCATATATAAATCAAGCGTGCTGATTCAATCGTCCAAACAGAATGTGAAACGACAAAAAACTTTGAATTGTAGTAACAAAGACACTTGGGATAGTTTCAGTAGTCTATCCAGGGAAAGTGCTTTTAAGTTTACAGCCAGCAGATTGAATAAAATAGACAACTTTATTCCTTATTCAAATAATGGAAGCAATCATCAGACAGTTAATTCTGCTGAAGTGCATGGAACAGGTGtcacaaatgagccaattcatgtGGCTCCTGGACAACTATGTGGCAAAAGAAAGGAGCCATCGACTGAATCTGAACATTCTGAATTGGAAGTTCCTAAAGAGGAATTGTCTATCGAACAATTAATTCTTCAGTGGAAGAACACAGCTGCACTCTGCTGGCTAGACTGCATCTTAACAGCTCTGGTCCATTCGAAAGTACTTCGAAATGTCATAACCAATCTAGGAACAGAAGTGGAATCTCCAATTAAGAATCTATGCACTGAGTATGACCAGGCATGTGCACTACTGTCTAGCAGCCAATGTCGTGGAACAG GTGATGGTTTATGGAAGATTCCTCCTCAGTTGCTCGCTCAGATAGAATTAATGCTGAACAATATCCGGGAGAGAGTCTTCAATTTGCTTCAACCAAAGCTGAGATgcgaattag GAAAATCTGACAGCCCAGTCTTTGCTTTCCCACTTCTACTTAAGCAGGATGCCTGTATTGAGACGTTTTTTATACAATCATATATTTGGAGTTTTGAATGTATGAAGTGTGGCTACAAATATGACGAGAG GTGTACAAAAACCTTGACTACATTTACAAAAATAGATTCAGATTGGCATCCGCTGAATGCTGTTCATAAATCGCCCTGCAATAAATGTCAAGATAAAGATCAAAGGCGGAAAATGCACATAGAACG GATCTCCTCGATATACATGCTACATTTTGTGGAAGGTCCACCACATATAGACTTGGATGTTTATGGATTTGACTTTGAAGGAAGCTTGTACAGAATCTGCTCTATTATTCAGTATTTACCAAATATGAAGCATTTTGTCACGTGGATTCGGAATTCTGATG GTTCATGGCTTCAGTGCGATGATTTGCAAGGTTTCAGTTGTGTTAGACGTTCAACATTAGAAGTGCCTGCCCATGAAGTCCATATTATCATCTGGGAAAGGAGCGACTTTGAGAAAGCAACTTGCAGGGATATCATTCCACATGGTGACTCTTCATTTGTAACTGGGCTTAATGCTCCATCCTTAAGGAGTGAGGCTACCTCCTCTGATGTGCAACGCCCCAGTGAAATACCTTTAACTAATACTGCTCTGTTTAGTGCACCAGATAAACAAATAATCAGTGCACTGAAAGAGACCACCACACCAAATGTGGATTGTGTAAAGGAAAACGATATAAAAGGAACTTCAAACAGTAATTTCTtgacagatttgcagcatctgggAGATGATGCGAATATAACACTGAATCTTGTTGAGATTAAACTGGATGATGAAGGGAACCCATTGGACACCTTTCAGTTCATACCAGATCAACAGCAGTTACAAAATGCACCGCTTATGGCTATTGACTGTAATGTCTCTGTCTACCCTCCTGGTGAAGTACATTATTCCAGTGAAGAATGTCAAATTGATCAAACTATTGCAAATTCTGATACGGGTCAAAAACAGATTTTGCAGTCTGAAATGCCATTTAGTCCATCCCAATCATTGCAACTCCAAGACACTGGCCTAGCTGATATTCCTTCAGCAATATTACAAAGAAATTCAACTGTAAAAAACCTAACAATTCAATATCAAGAAGGAATGGTAATCCCATCTGGAATTTTGGAGATCCCGACAAAGTCTGACATCAAAATACAGAAGGGGCATTGCAATAAGATCTCGTTATCTCCAACTGCAAAAACGCCTGCTACAAATAAATCAACGACTGGCATTCCCAAGACTGCAGTAGCTAAACGGAACTTCACTGTTGGCTGGGGAAAGAATCTGTTGAACCGTCATCTTTCAATTCTGGCCACCAATGAACCTGGAACAACAAGTAAGAAAGAAGTTGGGAATACTCAGAATGGTTTGCCAGGTGTGACAAATTCAAAGTCTTCTGCGAAGGGGCATTTTGACGGGTTTAGAAGCAAAAATACCCCAAAATCTGTACAAAAGGCCATCAAAAATCCGTCTGAATCTCCAGATTTAAATACTCCAAACCTTACCTGTGTGCAGAATAACAATCTTCAACGATTCAGTAATGTGAAGGACAACTGCAAGAAAATATCTATGGGTGCCCATACTTTAAATAAAACATATCTTTCTAATTCATCAAAATTTAATAATTCCCCGATGTGCGAGACAGGGACTTATAACGTGAACCATCAGAGTTTAGTCCCAGTTGAGAAAACGGAACTGAATAACATCGATTCCAAAGCTCAAAAGCTCCGTCTGAAGTTACTGAAAAAACTTCAAACCAAAAAAAATCAATTGGCTTCTCTTGACCAGCTAATGAAGACTAATCAATGTGGTGAATATCTGAGCGCTGGACAATCATTTAACCTTGCAACTAATAACGGAGACCTGATGTATGAATTTTTGAATGATCTTTGTGGTCAGGCTGGAGTTGAAGACAGAGACTCTGTTTGTACCAGCTCTAATGCATCACTGAACAGTAGCCCAAGCCACGAGGAACTACTTGCAGAACTCTTCACTCCGACCACAGCCACTACATTTAACTGCATGAAACCTGATGACTTGCGATATGGTGAACCACCAACAGGTGGAATAGCGAATGGTAAACTGAGTACTAACTACAACATAGGTTCAAGGACAGCAAACAATAATCTCACATCACCTATTTCAGTTTCAACTATGCCACAACAAGCTTACAAAAATGAGTTTACCAGCATGACCAACATTCACACGTCATCGTTTGAGAGTCCTATTAAGGATGACATGCTAGTAGATTTATTATCCATTTCAACTCTTAACTCTTTATCAGGAGATCACGAATTGCCCAACTTTGATGAAAACCTTTTTGAAAACTGCTAG